The genomic region tatttgctAGGGAAAAAAACTGACTGTAATTTTAGAATTAGCATGCCAATTCTTTGATCAgcataaaaaaatctaacagattttttttttcccaaaaaaaaatttcaccaGTTTAATAGATCAAAATGCTTCATAGTCATAGTAAAATGCTAAATGAAGCCTTAACGAGACATTGACTCATTTATCATCAGATGGTTGATGGTTAGATACTGTATGCAACTGAGCccctaatttaataataaatattgccAACGATTAGTTGATTTAATCGTCACAGCCAAAATCATGATCATGATTAAGATTCAATTAATTGTGCAGCTCTTAGCACAGCTCATAGTACATGTTTAAAAGACAACAGGGAATTGTTTTAAATTCTGAATAAAATGACTGTCAtataaaacatgacattttatcaaaatcactaAACCCTCCTAATGTCCTTGGGGTCAAAGACACCCTTgactaagaaggaaaaaaaaaactcctgtaaGATTAAGCAAATGTCACAAGTAAcaaatagtatatatatatatatatatatatatatatatatataaatatatatatatatatatatatatatatatatatatatatatatatatatatatgtgtgtgtgtgtgtgtgtcccttatttcgggatgagaaagttggcaaccctacctACTGAACACATGTAGCAACAGCAATGTGTTAGTTTGATGTTTAAATTGGGGATTATTGTCTCTTTTATAGCAGGGTTATTGTATAATTTATGATAAATCCCCTCTGAATCATGAATCAAACAGTATCCAGACAGCTGaaattagtttgtttaaaaatgaaaatagataTCACAACCATTATCGTTTTCACTGCTGTTTTGTGTCCAAATGGATTTGTTATTTGCGAGgaattaagaaaatgaaatgggaCCACCCAGCCATGCAACATTTTTTGGGATCATCAAGCGACTTGACAAGCCCGAGTGCAAATTGATTTTAGTCAGCATGAgaggtagttttatttttttccttgagTTTTTCTTTGAACATTTATTTAGGTGTAATGTTTATTGAAgtttggtgcaaaaaaaaaaaaaatgttaaaataaatgattaagtAAAAAGGTGAAACGTCACACTCGGCGGCAAACCTTGCGCTGTACCTTTAAGAGTAACCGGAAGTGGGATTCAAACTGTTTTGGCCCCGCCTCCACCCCATCATCCCGGAAGTGGGTTTCCAAAAACATCGTTTCACGAAGGCACAACATGGGGGGAGTGTTGGAAACTCCAGTTAAGTGTCCTCTGTGTGACGAGCTAACGCGTGACTCTGTCGCCCTCAAATGTAACCACCGCTTCTGCCAACGATGTATCAGGGACCTGTGGAGTGCTCATCCCGACGGGCCGTTCTGTTGTCCGGAATGGAGGTGTAACACGAGCTACGACACGCTTCCGTTTGACAGCATCAAGTTATGGCCGCCGAACAGCAGCAGCCCTGGTACGCGATGCAAAAATGAAACTTAACTTTGAACGGTTTCACTTGGTAGACGTTTAAAACGGACAAATGGGTAATGTCATTCTATAAAAGTGTACATATAGGTGAATCATGAGTAGTCAGAACGTAAAGCGCTTTGAAGGCTTTGTggggtggaaaagcgctatataaatgaagtaccatttaataattaaacatttattttaaaactatGTACAATTGTTCTTTGTAATGTCTACTTTGTTTTGCATTctttatgtatttagtcattattattattattattatcgttatcattattattattattattattatttaataaacatGCATAACCCCTTAAATGAATCACATACACTTAAATGTGGAATACTATCATCTAATGCTGAAAATGCTTTTCCggaatgtttttaataataatgatttgcCGAAACGTTTTAAATGTATAGCTAAGAATATCAAAGAGACAACATTAAAGCAGTCAAATGgacacgcattttttttttttatacaacgaTTTTGCTTTAATATGTAATATTAATGAAAACACGCATTCTTGTTTTAATCCTTTAGTGAAACATACATATTATTTCATAGTATTTTGTTGCGTATTCAGTAtcactcacccccccccccccccccccacacacacacacacacacacacgcacactaatCCCAAACTATCCATATGTTGTCCATCCAATGCATTTTGTCAATTGTCATATAAAATCATCCCcaccacaaacattcacacactGCCCAATTCTAATTACCATTCTTATACCAGTGTTATATCACTTGTTTTGCTGTTTTAATCCTTGCTGCTTTTGGTTGTCTGTTATTTCCAGGCATGTCCGCTAAAGACCCAACCACACTTGTCTCCCCACTGAGAAGGACCTCATTGGCCAGCCGACTCCTTCGGAAGAGAAAGGCCAGCACTCCTGACCCAGAGCAACCTGACAAAAAGCGACTATCGACAGGTGAAAGGTCATCTGGCAGCAAGACTCCTATAAATTCGCCGTCGGACACAGCTGAGGAACCCCCTAGTGTTGAGGCAACTGAGAATGGGCTGAATGCCGAGTGGGATGACCAATCAGGCTCATATGATGGTGATGAAGATGATGGGTCACAAGAATGCTCACAACAACTTAATCCATCTGAAAATGTGGAACTAGTTGACTCCGACGGCTCCACTGATTCTGATGTATATGTCGCCCTTTCTACCACAACACCCTACCAAGATGGCCAAGTGTCAGGGGACGCAGCTGCCGGTTGCCGTTCATTTACTTCAGCCTCCACTTCACTGGTATCACTTTCCCCTGTTCAGAATGTCAGCAACTCACCGATTCTGCTCCCAAAAAATGCCGCTGTCGCTTCAGGATCCCCAAGCAGGATTAGCACGTTTGCTCAGCCTGAGAGCAAAAATACAGGCCCTGTGCCATGCCATTATTGCACTGGAAGACTCATAAAGCAGTTGGCGGTGAAGACCTGCCTGGTGTGCGGGGCCTCCATGTGTGCCGAGCATCTGCGTCCCCACATGGAGTCCCCCGTGTTCCAAAGTCACGCACTGGTTCCACCCGTGGTGGACATTTCTATTTGGAGGTGCCAGGAGCACCAGGAGATCAACCGCATCTACTGCCGGCAGTGTGCCGCCTGCGTGTGCACAGTGTGCACCGTCATCGGCTCCCACCGTGATCACGTCTGCATCAGCATCAGGGATGCAGAGCAAGAGCTCAGGGTAAGCGTGTGCTAGGGCTGAACAGTTaattgtaggggtgttaaaaaaaatcgattcggcgatatatcgcgatactacatcgcgcgattctcgaatcgattcaataaaaaaaaaatcttttattttatttttttattttattttatttatttatatttttttttaagagctcagaattgttcctttggtagtcttaccgattcaacgtcttatcatcattgccttttttttttttttttttgtgtgtgtgtgtgtgtgaatcgatttttaaacttccatttttaatggaaaaatattcaacaaaacgtctgacttcgggttaggattcacaccttgagcatggaagaatgttatatgaacggaacattaagccttaatattttattttaatgctgttcaaacatgaaacagattacaacctctataagactgaaatttcagataaataaataatacattttcatataaatcttacactctacaagcttactgattagtattttctaaatttgaatgaaaaaaaatctcaacaatcgacttataaattcgtatcgggattaatcggtatcgaatcgaatcgtgacctgtgaatcgtgatacgaatcgaatcgtcaggtactaggcaattcacacccctagttaattGCATTCCAATCTACATCGCAATCTACCGGGAGCAATCTAGCGCTCTTCTAACTTCAAAGCTTGGAGAGCGGATACgtcattttgttatgttttgaccaattgtttgtcttttagctgatgaaatgcatcagaatatACACAAGAGGGTGATGTGGGCCTCGTAGCATGTCCTGGAATTTTATTTGCGCATTTATGGCTGATGCAGATTGGCGGGagttatggaattaatggcacgGGATGAACTTGAATCAGTGTAACCAGTCAACAGTGACATACTGTTAAGAAATATGTTTCTAGACAAATGAGGATGTTGAAAAATTTCTACGGCTTTGTAACGGAATGGGCGGCAAATAATTACCACTCGATCCCCGAGGTTAATACAACTGCGCTCCAGTGTTGAAGGTAAATATACCCGCAGATGCGACACAGTTGTTtgttgatattaaaaaaaataaaaataaataataaaaaaaaatgaaggtttataataataaacttaggATTGCGTGAACGCTGCATGTGTAAGCTCtggaatgtttttggaattacgtttctatctgcttcaggaACTGAGATATCAGTTACTTTgaattttgttgaattttcaGGAAAATTTCAAACTTTATGGGGGTAACTCAAAAGTTACCCATAGGTTTTTGAGGAATGTTTTGTCAGGCGCTTTAGGCCTAAATGGGTTAAGCATTGAATGCACCGagacactatataaataaaatataaatacctTAACTCTTTAACTGCCCAACGTTAtaacaaccccgacagtgccagacgattttcagcattttcactcatctttcaaggcagacagaatattgtgcacacggactacataaacatggtgaatagtaataccatatgaaagattggatttcattctttcattagaaaaaaaaagtattttgctaCTTTATtcggttctttagtaatcagtgatcaccatttgaaaataggtaatttgagtgacaatgagcgaaaatttaaaaaataaggagaaaacaagctttttgtgaaaagtagtgctgtcaaagttaaagcgttaactaattaattaatcacaaaaaaatatcgcattaatcattgtattactacagattaatcacactattaattttgaccgcagatgatcctttttagccgacagtggtggtttcattaaaggtagctgttggagtttgagcaataaacataactacatgcattaaagtaaagcatttaataaatgtttacatatacagtaggtcatttttttctcattttaaattatgcaaataattaattgattagaaaaagcaggatgagcatgtgcagcgggcaaaaatgttggggaaaaaagcttttttaagtcagtgattaatcatgattaatcaaaattctacgatgtaattaatctgattaaaaaaaattatcgtttgacagctctagtgaaaagatacattttctccacaacagtgactttgacactaatattttttgtttagtgacgctctgtgaattagatttaatgtgacaaaggttttgatcattcatgtcatccttgaaaacgttcgatttcttcagatttgtcatgtttcattgaaattccatacaccagcagcccattgaaaagagattcaatgctgccatctgctggccatagttagttgctgtttttgattccacaacccattgaccaggcagcactgcacattgattaaaaaaaaaaacgtacatgacgttaatttacgtttatggcggcattcataaggatttttagcatatgtcattaaacgttttaGGCGGTCAAACAGTTAATTGAAATAAATTCTATGATGTCAATTTGGCTCAAATGTTTGGTCCCTGCATtggtatgtgtgtttgtgcagggTAATCTGAAAGGGGATATTAATGAGTTGCAGAgggtggaacagcaagtgaaagACCAAGTGACTGAATTCACTCAGAAAGAAGAAGCCTTGAGAGTAAGAAAATAGATTGTACATGCataatattgaatatttttgctttgttcaatgttttcatgTGACACTGACTCCTTTTTCTTTTGGGTTGTCCCGTCGCAACAGCATATTATCGTTTTCCTTCTAAGCCTTTTTCTGCATCCTCCATTCTAGTCTTAACTGCCCTCAACAACCTTCCCTTCAGTCTCCCTTTGGCTCTCTTACCTGGCTTGCTGCTTGCTTTATCATCCTTCCAAATATACACTGTCATGAAATAGTGTGTGACCCCTTCtcaaattagtttttttccatGTCAGACAAAGTGCAGTTTTTTGAACAATGTTTTTattaagagtgaaaaaaaaacccattcatTTATGCCTGTCTTGCACAACTGCAGGAGGTTTTGAACGTAACGCGGGCAGGCATACGTCAGCAGTATGCAGCCATCGCGGAGGTGCTGCAGCAGGAAGAACAATCGGTGCTCAAATGtgtggaagaggaggagagcAGGGTGGTGGGCGGCCTGCAGGAGAAGCTCAGCCTGCTTCGAGACTCCCTGCGCTCCATCCAGGGAGGACTTCACACATTGGAGACATTGGTTGATGCCAAGGGGCAAAATCTCATCAGGGATCAAGCCTTCATTATGGTGAGTTTGTAAGGTTGTCATAATGTATAGGAGTCATAGCTAAACATGACAATATGTTCTGTTCCTTTGTCACAGGAATACAGAAAAGTACCCCAAATGTAAGTCATTCATTTCTACTTCATTATGGAACCTGATTTCATTCATAACCGAATAGTACAATATACAAAGTATAGTATACTGTATAAACAATTTAACAGCAATGTACACGGTCTGATGAGGCAAGCATCACAATTAATGAATTCAATACCATTAGAATTTATGTAAGGAAagttctcttaaaaaaataaaaatcttttacAATGTTTAAAATCATATGGTCTTGGATGTCTCTGCTCAGCAACATGGATACTCTACATCAGTTGGAAGCTTTGGAGAAAGTGAATGAAGCTCGGCTGGAATGTCTTCAGCGTTGGGTGGAGAAACGTCTGAACATGGTGGTCACCTCGGAGCCGAGGAAGGACCGAGAGCTCTACACCGTGTTCTGTGAGACTTGATCGCCTTCCAGTCATTCATCatcaaagcttataaaaaaATCGAAGCCAGTAGAGATGTaacaaatttgtttgtttttttaagcaaagtcaagtcaaaatttttctttgaAATAATGTGTTGTTTGTGTCTGCTCATCTGAACACGTTATTAATATTGagtatggaatatgagttaagcagcaaaaatccAGTCGTTTTTCTGCATCTCagcggggtggccattttgccacttgctgtcgactgaaaatgacatcacagatgctcaggcctcaggtaacgaccaatcacggcgcagcttcagaaaacaggagaCCTGTCATTGAATGTTATCTGagctgatgttattttcagtcgaaggccagtgacaaaatggccactccctgaaatggttaaaacaaacaaacaaaataacaggtggattttgctgcttaactcataaataaatgaataaatgttatcggaaagaaaatgtttggcttgacttcccctttaaaaaacttgttttgttttgtttgtttgtttgtttttatgaatcGGTTTAAATACGTAAATTTAATGTCCAtccctttatttaaaaactgaacattatttcaaattgacaatgCACATAAATTATGATAAGTTACGTGACGGGTTTGGTccataaaatgtcagaaaacaggcaaaaacactgatcattattttcattattattgtctgctttcatgaaggacaACAGAAATCGAGGGTTTCATAAGTAGCGCTCCCCttcgctcttttttttcctcttcatgCGCAGATGGCACCATCCCCATCTTTAATGCCAACACGGCCCATCGCAAGCTGCTGCTGTCCGATAACGACAGGAGGGTGACCTACACCGATGTTCAGCAGGCCTCCACCAATCAAGATGCTCGCTTCAGCTGCTTCCCGCAGGTGCTGGCCAAGCACGGCCTTCAAGGAGGTCGCtggtactgggaggtggacgtgcccgTGGACGAAGGCCGCTGGAAGGTGGGCGTCTGCGAGGAGAGCATGGAGAGGAAAGGTCAACGTGACGGCTCCCGTTTGGGCTTCAACGCATCCTCCTGGTGTCTGGCGTATGACAGGAGGAAGCTGGAAGTGCTGCACAACAAGACGGCGACGCCCGTGACTGCAGACGGGCTGCGGCGGGTAGGAGTGTTCCTTGATCATGATGGGGGAATGTTAACATTCTTCAATGCGACACCAGGGGGCAGTCTTGCTTCAATGCATATGTACAAGCACAGGTTTACTGGGCCCTTGTACCCTGCCGTGTCTGTGTCCAAAACCCAGCTGGCCATCTGCGATATTTTTGAGTCTTAATCGGCATTttccataatcatcttttatgATAAGAATAATCTACTATAGAGCCCAAGGGCTTTTTTTTATAGACGAGCCGAAAAaagctgtgattttttttttctatgttcaTATGACATTCTAATTGTTTGAATTCTGAAAAGAGTATTCTACTCATTTCAcatttcttaaactgatttaaacCTTTCAAGTTAACACATTTCCTCTTTCAAATTCCAACTTCAAACTGTTGAACTCTTTCAGGATGTCTGGGGAACTCTTCTACATTCCAATAATTCATCGAAATTCCACACAACccttaaatttaaaattgtattgtgACCATTCTACCTTCGCTTACATTTCTTGACTGGTTAAAACCATTGCAAGTTGAAAATGTCAGCTCTTAGGAAGTCCACccaaaaattgtctttacaaTTACAGGCTCCAGCACGCTTGCGACCCTCCTTCGGATAAGCAGTTCAGATAATGGAAAGATggatgttgtatgtgcccccactagtttAAACCCGTTATTTTTGATTAATACTGTATTGTGTGTGTGGACAATGAgtgaaacagcaaaatccactagTTTTTAGCCAtcttggggcggccattttgccacttgctgtcgactgaaaaggacatcacagttgcaagggctcagataatgaccaatcactgctcacttgttttctgaagctgacctTTGAGCGGCCAAATGTCAAAtgtgtggattttgttgcttaaaagGAACCCCCGTtgtcatgacaagtttgctccgtggaatttatttggttgttacaaACATAATTATGAGATTcgtttttcaaaaatcattacagtttaatacatttttacattttgtagaaATTTTATTTATACCTACCATTGTTGTTTACATGCCAAACGCATTCTACAAAGTGACGTATAATGGTGGTTGGCTCTCTACGACagcatattagggccacatataaataaatatttttttttagagtgtgGGGACAATATTACGAGAAAAAAACTCTGGGGCTGCATCAAACAGTTACAAAGAGTATTTTTGGGTAGACTTCTGTTTGAAGCATTCTTGCTCAAGTTTGACAGAAATACAAATTCTCCAGTTTATCTTTACAGTACAGTGGTGCATGCTCATGGTTCGCCACTGCCCTCCATTTTTCACGGAAGACGCACGTTGGAAGTGTATCAGTGGTTTATGAAGAAttttgggtgtttaaaaaatatttaatgcatttcaatggctgtcaattatacacagattttattagggatgcacgataatgtggccgataattatcggcaattatcgaccaatttgatataaaatagataaaccagataatagagaaatctgccgataattatcggcaatttgatttcatgcagataaaccagataataaagagatccagcaataattatagacacgCCACGTTGATTCATCTGTTGTGGTTTTGGCTCATattaataaaattcagcttcatgttcctttacatacattgaaacattccgcaaagtttatacaatgtttcagtatatatgttagacttatagtaggactcgaaagtatatttgtattcaagtgaattttgcaaacaattatcgacttatcggttatcgacatcggcacttctaaattattggtttatcggtatcgattgaaaatagcattatcctGCATCCCTCGATTTTATCGCTATTCATGGGTCGGCCAGATCTCTGCCTCCACGAATAGTGGGTGTCAACTGTATTTGGCTAATACCACAGTTTGACCTTTTCGTCTGTCAATAATCATGAAACAATGTGTTGATGTGATAGTCTTTCAACATTCATCCTGTCTTCTCTACAGAAATTAAATAAAGGAAATATACAACTTGCTTGTTTCAGTTTAGTCTTATTAAGCCACCGTGAGTTTATATTGTACTCAAGTTAACGTGCCAACTTCCTGCCGCAACATGTGAGATAGCCCTACGGACAGCTGGATGTTTGAGATAATAGAAGCCAATATCTTTCTTCAGATCAGACTCATGAGAAATCCTCTCTGGCTCTCTCCCTCCTCCGTAGTCAGTGAAAGCTGCAAATAGAGTAGGGATAAAGAAGGAAAGTATACACATCCCTCTAAAATATTAATGAGCCAAAGATGAATCATTTTTAACCTTTAATAGTGAATGATTAAATGAGAAAGACAAACAGGGTCGAGCAGTTGCAGGAAAATTATAGCCTgcaccatttttctttttttttaatctgcccAAATGAGCCAAAGATGAATCATTTTTAAACTTTATAACTGAATGATTACCGGTAAATTAGACAAATAGGGTTAGGGGTTGAGCAGTTGCAGGAAAAGTATAGcctgcagcatttttttttaaatctgcccACCAAGCAGTTACATTAGCAGCAGTCTTTATCAGCattaatttagtcatttatttccagaaattggttaaaatgtgttttctaaATTCATTTATCTCATTGAATATCTGGTGAATTTTTTGGGTGTGCAACTCCATTGTAAGACGATTCGGTAACATCTCGATTCCATGGGTGAGATACCGTGATACGATTATGGTTAGATTTTTGAAGTGGAATGATTCAGGTcgacctggattggctggcaaccagttcaggctgtacaccgcctactgtccgaagccagctgggataggctccagcacccgcaCGATCCTCTTGAGGAATAAGCGGgtaagaaaatgtatggatgacTGGATTGATTCAGGTCGATTCAGTGAGAATTCTATTCGATATGGCTAAGCTCGAGAGACAATGATACAATGAGTTATCATTTTTACATTCATGTGGATGAACTTATTGTCAATACCGGTACTTTCAATGTGGCATTTATTTCCTTCAAAGATCTAGCTTTCCAATAAAAGACATATCTCAGTTTGATTTGATCCACTCACCTTTTAAATCAAAAGCgcttttcaaattatttttatttatttatttttttacatccccTATGTATGGGCAAACTTGTTGATAACAGCAATTTTATTTCGATCGATTTTGCTGGTGAACTCGAGTTGCAAGTctgttaaaatgtcattttcaatgtAAACCTAATGTTTATTTCACTGCATCTTGGTCGACATGATTCATGAGGTCTGTTCATTGTCAAGCGCGAGAGAAAGCTGGGTGCAAATGCGAGGAGCAGGGGCGTGCACCGTCTCGACGCACGGGGTCGTCATGCCTTGTGGCTACGTCTTGCGTTGGCATGGCAACAGCTGGTGAGCTCAGGTGAGCGGGGAGTCTCACGTGTGAGTCACCTGGCAGACTCAGCTTGGCACAGAATGGAAATGTGAGACGAGGCTAGtgacagtttttatttatttatttatttatttatttatttattttacccccCCTCGCACTCTCTTGGCTTGGCCTCTGGgcaattgtgtttatttttcactCACCTCATGACTTGAGCAGAGATGCTCTTGATCCAAATTTTGCGTTTGCGCTTTgccaattttaaaggcaatgcTACGGATCACATGCCACCGTGTAATGGACACAAGGATGTTCAAACCTTTTCCATAAGGCGTCACATACGGATGATAGGAACAAGCGACTTTGTGTTTGTGAAAGCATGCAAATCAATTCGATATACGCTAGGTCAAGATATGGTTGTAAGATAAATatattgaatgaaaaaaaaaaatcaggccaTTTCTCAGCTTAATCTCATCTATGACAAATACATTAGATGTTAAAGTGATCACATAAATCTCTTGTCCAATCATTGGACTTCAAGTTCAAattgaaaattaataaattacccCACTCTTCCACATTCTCTCCGTGAAATGCATGCACTCAAGGCCAAtgacgaggcactctaaagtggacACATCAGGCCAAAGCCACTGTCTACCTGCATGtgtcaagtcaaaaaaaaattccccccaaaaatatctaCCATCTTTCTTGCTACTCTGCCTTTTCCTATATTACATGGGTGCACTCATGGGCAACAAGGCGCTCTAAAAAGCTGCGGcacctaaccttgctctcgcaagatgaattcttgagTGAAGAGCGATATCAATATAGTTATTTCCATGTTATGCAACGCCAGCCCACTATTCAAAGGgattagcgagctagctagctaaccgaAGACAGTCAAGTTTGGTTTTACTGGACCCCATTTTAGCCACACACAATGAAAATGAGAAAACACAACACCTCAGATTTGTAAGATTCGTTAATAGTGTGTCATCGTCTTTGTACATCCAATacttgaacattttcttgtaaCATTAGAATCCAGGCTGCATTTAATTTCATGAACAACATGTGGTGAGCCAAGTAAACACGTAGTGCGGTCTGCAATTGGCCTCAGGCCTTATTTGCACACCCCTGCATTGACATGTCAGCACATTGGGCGAGAAAGGACAAAGTGGCATCTATTTCAACACTGTTATGAGCTATGATGCCTGTTTGCTATGTCCTACACAACACACACTAACCCATCATTCATCATCCGTCAGCATGGTTAACACCAAACAAGGTGCTCATTCATTCCTGTAAGTACTCTCTGTCCGCCCAGCTAAGCAAACATTTTCACTGCGATTTTTAGTCATCTTCAAACATGCCGTCTGAAATCTGCTCTTCTTGACACGTCCTACAATGACAGACAGGGTCCTCGCAGAGCATCTGCGTTGGGAGCTCTCTGATAGTCAAGCAGCGACTCAGAGTCTGTGTTTTTGTCAAGGACATGTTCATCGAACGGATTCTTTCACGCATGGCAAAAATGAGATGTGATGTAACCCCCCTCCACCCGCCTGCTGCCTTTCTGTTAGCTGCTCTGCCCTCAAGGCGCACGTCAGCATATGCCTGATTGCAAGACCTCAAATGTCCTACCTCATGTATATCCTAAAGACAGCCAACTTTTTGCTATTACTTTCGATTAATGCAACAATCATTTGGAAATGTGGCCATCATGGTGGGCTAGCGGGTGATACGTCTGCCTGCCTCATAGATCCTGTGTGTTTAGATGTTAGAATGTGGGCCATatatccgggagcgcctaattcacaaaacacgcgcagatggggaaatccgtcactaagtgcgctgccaaccagactGTGCCACGGTGCGCTGGTGTTATTTGCGtgcatgtaaaaatataaaaacctatgaatgtttgggtggttttagttaacctTTAACACCTTGTCACAGGCCTGGTCAACAAAGACTATTTGGGGTCTGGCTATATTATCtatacagatatatatatatatatatatatattacagagagagagagagagagagagagagagagagagagagagagagagagagagagagagagagagagagagagagaga from Festucalex cinctus isolate MCC-2025b chromosome 3, RoL_Fcin_1.0, whole genome shotgun sequence harbors:
- the LOC144015675 gene encoding tripartite motif-containing protein 14; the protein is MGGVLETPVKCPLCDELTRDSVALKCNHRFCQRCIRDLWSAHPDGPFCCPEWRCNTSYDTLPFDSIKLWPPNSSSPGMSAKDPTTLVSPLRRTSLASRLLRKRKASTPDPEQPDKKRLSTGERSSGSKTPINSPSDTAEEPPSVEATENGLNAEWDDQSGSYDGDEDDGSQECSQQLNPSENVELVDSDGSTDSDVYVALSTTTPYQDGQVSGDAAAGCRSFTSASTSLVSLSPVQNVSNSPILLPKNAAVASGSPSRISTFAQPESKNTGPVPCHYCTGRLIKQLAVKTCLVCGASMCAEHLRPHMESPVFQSHALVPPVVDISIWRCQEHQEINRIYCRQCAACVCTVCTVIGSHRDHVCISIRDAEQELRGNLKGDINELQRVEQQVKDQVTEFTQKEEALREVLNVTRAGIRQQYAAIAEVLQQEEQSVLKCVEEEESRVVGGLQEKLSLLRDSLRSIQGGLHTLETLVDAKGQNLIRDQAFIMEYRKVPQINMDTLHQLEALEKVNEARLECLQRWVEKRLNMVVTSEPRKDRELYTVFYGTIPIFNANTAHRKLLLSDNDRRVTYTDVQQASTNQDARFSCFPQVLAKHGLQGGRWYWEVDVPVDEGRWKVGVCEESMERKGQRDGSRLGFNASSWCLAYDRRKLEVLHNKTATPVTADGLRRVGVFLDHDGGMLTFFNATPGGSLASMHMYKHRFTGPLYPAVSVSKTQLAICDIFES